One part of the Brevundimonas sp. NIBR11 genome encodes these proteins:
- a CDS encoding acyltransferase, protein MSDRAYHADVNSPASTARIAPRRFEALDSLRGVCAVLVVMFHMPVASHWRDWALVQHGYLFVDYFFVLSGFVIAHAYAERLKTPRDAGRFMARRLGRVWPLHVLMLAAFIGLELCRLWFHIDGATPFVRDRSIEAIFANLLLVQAWHILPSLTWNGPAWTLSAEVACYLIFAGLVLTAPKRFRWIGAILAVVGGIIVLMFAKRWMNTTYDFAVPRAVYGFFLGCLLQGLWMRIPRLKGEAATALEIATVLAISVFIAWAQGPVTVLVTLLFIGVVWVFAGEDGAVSRLLDHPALVTLGRWSFAIYMVHMFVLTVMMIVARKLHWVPRARIDFGSVWINDLFAIGIFGLIVVLAIAAHRWVETPAQRQIDRWTAVKRD, encoded by the coding sequence GTGTCCGACCGAGCGTATCACGCCGACGTGAACAGCCCCGCTTCCACCGCTCGCATCGCACCCCGCCGTTTCGAGGCGCTGGATTCCCTGCGCGGGGTCTGCGCGGTTCTGGTGGTGATGTTCCACATGCCGGTCGCCAGCCACTGGCGCGACTGGGCCTTGGTCCAGCACGGCTATCTGTTCGTCGACTATTTCTTCGTCCTGTCGGGCTTCGTCATCGCCCACGCCTACGCAGAACGGCTCAAGACGCCGCGCGACGCCGGGCGGTTCATGGCGCGCCGGCTCGGCCGGGTCTGGCCTCTGCATGTGCTGATGCTGGCCGCCTTCATCGGGCTGGAGCTGTGCCGGCTTTGGTTCCACATCGATGGGGCCACGCCCTTCGTCCGAGACCGCTCGATCGAGGCCATCTTCGCCAACCTTCTTCTGGTTCAGGCCTGGCACATCTTGCCGTCCCTGACGTGGAACGGCCCGGCTTGGACGCTCAGCGCCGAGGTCGCCTGCTATCTGATCTTCGCCGGACTGGTGCTGACGGCGCCCAAGCGGTTCCGCTGGATCGGCGCGATCCTGGCCGTGGTTGGCGGGATCATTGTGCTGATGTTCGCCAAGCGATGGATGAACACCACCTACGACTTCGCCGTGCCGAGGGCGGTTTACGGCTTCTTCCTAGGCTGCCTGCTGCAGGGACTGTGGATGCGGATCCCCCGGCTGAAGGGCGAGGCCGCGACGGCGCTGGAGATCGCGACCGTGCTGGCCATCTCGGTCTTCATCGCCTGGGCGCAGGGACCGGTGACAGTGCTGGTGACCCTCTTGTTCATCGGCGTCGTCTGGGTCTTCGCAGGCGAGGACGGGGCCGTGTCGAGATTGCTCGACCATCCCGCCCTTGTGACCCTCGGGCGATGGTCGTTTGCGATCTACATGGTCCATATGTTCGTGCTGACGGTCATGATGATCGTCGCGCGCAAGCTGCACTGGGTCCCACGGGCGCGGATCGACTTCGGCTCCGTCTGGATCAATGATCTGTTCGCGATCGGCATCTTCGGCCTGATCGTGGTGCTGGCGATCGCGGCGCACCGCTGGGTCGAGACCCCGGCCCAGCGCCAGATCGATCGCTGGACGGCGGTCAAGCGAGACTAG
- the cysS gene encoding cysteine--tRNA ligase, whose amino-acid sequence MTLHLHDTLRREKREFTPRNPDRVTLYVCGPTVYDYAHIGNARPPVVFDVLVRLLRRTYGADKVIYARNVTDVDDKINQKAAREGVAIGEVTARYEAAYLADMGLLNVSPPDIAPHVTDHMDAIVKQIGEIVDQGCAYAAEGHVLFDVSSYPSYGALSGRNLDDMIAGARVEVAPYKKNPHDFVLWKPSKEGEPSWPSPWGEGRPGWHIECSAMIEKTLGLPIDIHGGGIDLVFPHHENEIAQGVCAHGHAHGEASHDEYSRYWMHNGFLTVDAEKMSKSIGNVLLLHDLVQSIPGEVVRWALLSAHYRQPLDWNQGLLDQSRKNLDRLYGALRRAADVAATETDPPAEFLASIEDDLNTPGAMASMFALSSEIERAMTAGDEGAVARAKGELLAAGAIMGVLLASPDAWFEGGADEGLKAEVEELLAERVTARAEKNWAEADRIRDRLTALNVIVMDGPAGATWRLKE is encoded by the coding sequence ATGACCCTGCATCTGCACGACACCCTGCGCCGCGAGAAGCGTGAGTTCACGCCTCGGAACCCCGATCGGGTGACGCTCTATGTGTGTGGGCCCACGGTCTATGATTACGCCCACATCGGCAATGCACGCCCGCCTGTGGTGTTCGACGTTCTGGTGCGGTTGCTGCGCCGGACCTATGGCGCGGACAAGGTGATCTACGCCCGCAACGTCACGGACGTGGACGACAAGATCAATCAGAAGGCCGCGCGCGAGGGCGTGGCGATCGGCGAGGTCACGGCGCGCTACGAAGCCGCCTATCTGGCCGACATGGGACTGCTGAACGTCTCGCCGCCGGACATCGCGCCGCACGTCACCGACCATATGGACGCCATAGTGAAGCAGATCGGCGAGATCGTGGATCAGGGCTGCGCCTATGCCGCGGAGGGTCATGTGCTGTTCGACGTGTCCAGCTATCCGTCCTACGGCGCCCTGTCGGGGCGAAACCTCGACGACATGATCGCCGGGGCGCGGGTCGAGGTCGCGCCCTACAAGAAGAACCCGCACGACTTCGTCCTGTGGAAGCCGTCCAAGGAGGGCGAACCGTCCTGGCCGTCGCCCTGGGGCGAGGGGCGTCCCGGCTGGCACATCGAATGCTCGGCCATGATCGAGAAGACCCTGGGCCTGCCGATCGACATCCACGGCGGCGGAATCGATCTGGTTTTCCCTCATCATGAGAACGAGATCGCCCAGGGCGTCTGCGCCCACGGCCATGCGCATGGCGAGGCATCTCACGACGAGTACAGCCGCTACTGGATGCACAACGGCTTCCTGACTGTCGATGCGGAGAAGATGTCCAAGTCGATCGGCAATGTCCTGTTGCTGCACGACCTGGTCCAGTCGATCCCGGGCGAGGTGGTGCGGTGGGCGCTGCTGAGCGCGCATTACCGTCAGCCGCTGGACTGGAACCAGGGGCTGCTGGACCAGTCGCGCAAGAATCTCGACCGGCTCTACGGCGCCCTGCGGCGGGCCGCGGACGTCGCGGCGACCGAGACCGACCCGCCCGCCGAGTTCCTGGCCTCGATCGAGGATGACCTGAATACGCCGGGGGCCATGGCCTCCATGTTCGCCCTGTCGAGCGAGATCGAGCGAGCGATGACGGCGGGGGACGAGGGCGCGGTGGCGCGGGCCAAGGGTGAACTGCTGGCGGCCGGGGCCATCATGGGCGTGTTGCTGGCCTCGCCGGACGCCTGGTTCGAGGGCGGGGCCGACGAGGGGCTGAAGGCCGAGGTCGAGGAACTGCTGGCCGAGCGGGTCACGGCGAGGGCGGAGAAGAACTGGGCCGAGGCGGACCGTATCCGCGATCGGCTGACGGCGTTGAACGTGATCGTGATGGACGGACCCGCCGGGGCGACGTGGCGGCTGAAAGAGTAG
- a CDS encoding lytic murein transglycosylase — protein MRFDYRLALIAAVSACAPMLPEAPPVVTPPTAPGAAPSTGWSPAVVTPPPGGAANTPRTAYPQTAEGFEAWKQGFFARNGGARRALYEQQMAGLTFDPEVIRLDTNQPEFSRPAGAYISNAASAARIAEARRRIDAVPWAVTQRFGVPAEILVSIWGNESSFGQVQGDKDVIRSLATLAFEGRRRDWAEGQLKDALDIVIDGRRDRAGLRGSWAGAMGQTQFMPDNYLRLGVDQNGDGRVDIWGSDADALASAANLLAQAGWKRGQSWGYEVRLPANFDYALAEADGRPWSFWAQRGVSVARGGAPTADEAAENGVILLPQGARGPAFLALPNHYVIRRYNNSVSYALAIGLTADGVAGRPGLVGTWPNDGPISREQRFGAQAALARAGYDPGGIDGVIGSGTRRALKQWQSAHGRIPDGYLTAALADELMRGS, from the coding sequence ATGCGCTTCGACTACCGCCTCGCCCTGATCGCCGCCGTCTCGGCCTGCGCGCCGATGCTGCCCGAGGCGCCGCCGGTCGTCACGCCCCCGACCGCACCAGGGGCGGCTCCGTCGACCGGGTGGAGCCCGGCCGTCGTCACTCCACCCCCCGGGGGCGCCGCGAACACGCCCCGGACCGCCTATCCGCAGACCGCCGAAGGCTTCGAGGCCTGGAAGCAGGGCTTTTTCGCCCGCAACGGCGGCGCTCGGCGCGCCCTTTACGAGCAGCAGATGGCCGGGCTGACCTTCGATCCCGAGGTCATCCGCCTGGACACCAATCAGCCGGAGTTCAGCCGCCCGGCCGGGGCCTATATTTCTAACGCCGCCTCGGCGGCCCGGATCGCCGAGGCGCGCCGCCGCATAGACGCAGTGCCGTGGGCGGTCACCCAGCGTTTCGGCGTCCCGGCCGAGATCCTGGTCTCCATCTGGGGCAACGAATCCAGTTTCGGCCAGGTGCAGGGCGATAAGGACGTGATCCGGTCGCTGGCTACCCTCGCCTTCGAGGGCCGCCGTCGCGACTGGGCCGAGGGCCAGCTGAAGGACGCGCTCGACATCGTCATCGACGGTCGACGCGACCGCGCGGGCCTGCGCGGCAGCTGGGCGGGAGCCATGGGCCAGACCCAGTTCATGCCTGACAACTATCTGAGGCTGGGCGTCGACCAGAACGGCGACGGCCGGGTCGACATCTGGGGCTCGGACGCGGACGCCCTGGCGTCAGCAGCGAACTTGCTGGCGCAGGCCGGTTGGAAGCGCGGCCAGAGCTGGGGGTACGAGGTCCGGCTGCCGGCGAACTTCGACTACGCACTGGCTGAGGCCGACGGACGTCCGTGGAGCTTCTGGGCCCAGCGCGGCGTGAGCGTGGCCCGGGGCGGCGCTCCCACTGCGGACGAAGCGGCCGAGAACGGCGTCATCCTGTTGCCTCAGGGCGCGCGGGGACCGGCCTTCCTGGCCCTGCCCAACCACTACGTCATCCGCCGCTACAACAACTCGGTCAGCTATGCGCTCGCCATCGGCCTGACGGCGGACGGGGTCGCCGGGCGTCCGGGTCTGGTCGGGACCTGGCCCAACGACGGGCCCATCTCGCGCGAGCAGCGGTTTGGGGCGCAGGCGGCGTTGGCGCGGGCCGGTTATGACCCCGGAGGCATCGACGGTGTCATCGGCTCGGGCACTCGCCGCGCGCTGAAGCAGTGGCAATCGGCGCACGGTCGGATTCCCGACGGCTATCTGACGGCGGCGTTGGCGGACGAGTTGATGCGGGGCAGCTGA